Part of the Candidatus Brocadia sinica JPN1 genome, ACCTTATACTCATAAGCAAGGTCTTGTAACGTGCAGGTACCACATTTCTCGCAGGTCATGCAATCCTTCGGATGATCAGAAAGGATCAGTTCTAAAACCATCTTTCGTGACTTCAATACCTTCTCGGAATCAGTCCGGATTACCATGCCGTCAGTAACCTCTGTATTGCAAGACGTAATAAGAGCGCTCGACTTGCCCCTCTCCGCTTCTACCATGCAGACGCGGCATGCCGCAAAAGGTTCCAGGCGCGGGTCGTGGCAAAGTGTTGGGATACGAATACCTATGGAATTGGCTGCCTGCAAGACTGTTTTGCCTTTATTTACCTCTATGGCCTTACCGTCGATATGTAATTTAATTTTTGGAACCATTACCATACCATTATTCTCCTAACTTAGACAAACCGGAATCACACAAAAATACTATTCAATAAAAAAATAAGCACTGTTTCCTTTAACTTACCATAATTCCTGCATACCCCACGACCTGATCGTAATCGCCCGTAATGTCACCGCTGGTTTCATAACGCACGAGATCTGCCTTTTTTGCCCCACGGTCCTTAGAGCATACCAGCATGACAACTGCAGGATAAATGCCACACATCGTAATACGCATGTCGTGTACTTTGCTGTATAGGTCATCCTCATTAAGGGCCAAAACCTCATCAATGGCGATCTGATCTTTTCTGTTAGCAGACGCCTGTGGCTCACGGTGAGTCATATCAGAGGAGGCTACCACCAGGGCATTTGGACGTAATTTCCGTAGCACCAATGATAGATTCTCCCCTATCCTCTTAAGGGCTGCAATATTCCTGGAAGATATAACCATCGCAACAATTTTACTCTGGGGATTAAAGTATTGAATAAAGGGTATCTGCACCTCAGCGGCGTGCTCATAAAGGTGGGCTTCTTGGTCTTTCTCAATGAGATTGCATACATTGACCAGTTCGTTTACCACCTCTTCATCAACCATGACATCACCCAGGGGTGTGCGCCATGACCCGCTTGGCCAGATGGAATACGGCACGCCGTATCCCGTATGGTTTGGTGCTAAGATGACCACGGTGTCGGGTATTTTGATCCTTGAATAAAGATTCCCTGCAACGCGTCCAGAATACATATACCCGGCATGCGGTGAGACGATGCCCAATGCGGTCTGTTTCTCACAATCCTTAATCACAAAACCTTCGATATCGCTCTTTAACTGGGCTGCATCTCTGCTATAAAAACTGCCCGCTACAGCCGGTTGTCTTATCACAGTATCTCCCCATTTGAATTTGTTTGTTATTTGGCGCCTTTCCTGAATAACAATTTTTTACTTTAACATAACATGATGGCACAGTCAAACTTCTTTTACATTGATCATTTATAATTATTGATGAAGATCAAATGGAATTCTCTATTGATTTTATAACTATCGATCACTCTCGGATGTACTAAGTGCAAATTCCATTTTTTATTTGAAAGAGGCATCCATTATCGTTTAAAATTCCACACATAGGTTTTAAAATAATTTACAGAACGGAAATTTATTGTACTTAAGGAGTTCGATTTTGGCAAAGGCATTGGCGTTACTATCAGGCGGTTTGGATAGCACCCTGGCTATCCGTGTTATCCAGCAACAAGGAATTGAGGTGATTGCCCTTAATTTTGTGACTGTATTTTGCCGCTGCACCTCCCATGGCAGCTGCAAACTTGAGGCCGTAAAGGTCTCAGAAAAATTTGGAATACCAATCAAGGTCATCAATACCACGGAACGATTTCTGGATCTCGTGAAAAAACCGAAGTTTGGCTACGGAAAAAATATGAACCCCTGCATCGATTGCCGGATTAACATTTTTCGCATTGCAGGCGAATACATGCGGGAAATCGGCGCCGATTTTATTATCACCGGTGAGGTGTTAGGGCAGAGACCCATGTCCCAGCGAAAAGAAGCCATGAGGATTATCGACAAAGAGGCAAATCTTACCGGACTTGTCCTGAGGCCTTTATGTGCCAAACACATGGAACCTACCATTCCCGAGAAACTGGGTATTGTAGACAGGGAACAGCTTCTTCAGATTCGAGGCCGTTCCAGGAAAGATCAGATACAGCTTGCCGATGTGTTTCAAATCAAAGATTATCCATGTTCTGCGGGGGGCTGCCTGCTCACCGATCCTGAGTTTGCACACCGCATGCGAGACCTGGTCAATACCTGCGATGCAAATGTAAATGATGTCAACCTGTTAAAAGTCGGAAGACATTTCAGACTCAATTCACAAACAAAGGCCATTGTTGGCAGAAATGAAGAGGATAATAAAAAAATCGAATCCTTTTCCAAAGAGGGGGATTTTCTCTTAAGCCTGGTCGACATGCCAGGACCTCTTACCCTTTTGCGCGGCGAAGTCACTGAAGAAATGGTTCACATCGGGGCACGCCTCACGGCAAGGTACGGGAAATCGCACGTATTGCCTTCCTCAAAAGTTTTAGTAAGACAGATGGACAATGATACCTTTCAAAGGATCGTAGAGGTCACTCCGATGAGCCAGGAAGAGGCTGACAACCTCATACTCAAAAAACAGCCTGTCAGCAATGCCCCGCGGGAAACATCAACGGTAACAGAACTTGACATCGGATAGAATTTTTGCTGAATATTTTATTGAACGAACATGTCTGAAACAGATATAAATAATAACAAAGACATTGATACAAAAACAACACCCGAAGTAGGGAACCCTGAAAGCAACATTTCTTATCCTGTTCAAAATAAAAAATACAGGAGCTTTTTTCAGGCAAAATCGATCTTCAGCGACCTCTTCAAACGTTTTGAAAGGGTAACAAAGGGCTCCGCCACGAAAAGGGCTTTCATTAAAACAGATAAGCAACTTTCTGTCATTCTGATCATTGCCTTCGGTGTTTCAGTTGTTGCCCTCATTTGTTACTGGTTCTTCATAGAAAGACCCTATTATAATAATCTCCTTGCCGAAAAAGATGAATTAATCAAGACTCTGAAATTTACCCGCGACAAGCAAAAGAAAATTTACGAAAATGCCGTAGAGTCTTATGAAAAAAGATTAGCAGACGAATATATCCTTAAATCAATCTATGATGATAAGATAAACGACTACGAACAAAAACTGATATCTTACAAGAATGACTATATCTCCGTGACGGAGCATCAAAAACAAGTTGCGGAATTAGAACATCGCATCAAAGAAGAATCTTTAGCCAAAGAACGCCTATCAAAAGAAGACTACGAACAAAAAATCACTGCACTGGAACAAAAAATCTCTGTCCTGGAGGACAAAAATCTCGACCTGAAAACGACGATCAAAGAATCCACAGAATTCATGAAAGGAGAAAAAGAATCATTGGAAGATGCGCTTCTTCTGGAAAGAAAAAAGGCGTCAATTCCTTCTTTGATCCTCTCCGAAACCAAAAACAAGGGCATGAGTAACGCCGCATTGAAAAAGTTAGTCACCATAAAAGACAAGTTAAAGAGTATTGAAGAAATGAATATTGCCTTAAGACCTGAAACGCATTTTGAGATGGGTCTCATTTCCTATTACAACAAACAACACGACGAGGCAATTGAGCAATGGGAAAGTGCGGTATCCTCAAATAAAAACAATCTTAAGGCGTATATCTGTCTTGCAATCGTATATAACGAAGAAAATATGTCCGACAATGCCGTCAAAATCCTGAAACGTGCCCTTGAGATCGATCCAAAGCATGCCACCCTTCATCTCGTACTCGCCCGTATTTACGAGCAAAAAGGCAGCCTGGATGACGCTATTTATGAATACTCCAGGGTACTGGAAATCAGTCCGGAAACGATAGATATCTATAATATCCTTGGGACGCTTTATGAAAAGAAGGGATTGAAAGAAGAGGCCAGAAAATCATTTGCCCAGTATGAAAAATTAAAGAGTGCAAACAAATAATCATAAAAACAAACTATGAGTTTGTGGCTTCTTCATCATGCCTTATAGTATTGACACGAAAATACCCATCACCTTAATCTCTCCCACATTGTTTCATTTGAAAGTAATAAAATCTTTTTTGGTGGCACTACACAGCGGGCATTTGTCCGGAGCTTCTCCTTCCAGTGTATATCCACAGATCTTACAGACCTGGATCGGCCCCAAATCCGCATCGCTGTTTTTATCAACGGATTCCTTTGCCTTTTCAAAGAGTTTTTTATGCATCTTTTCCGTACCATATGCCCAGGTAAATGTCCTCAAAGCTCCCTTTTCTTCTTGAAATTTGGCCACCTCCATGTAGGTGGGATACATTTCGGTAATCTCGAAATTCTCTCCCATGATAGCCAGCTTCAAATTCTTTTTCGTATCACCGGGTCCAAATGCCGCCATACTGTTTGCCACAAACCCTCCTTCTAAATGACGGAGTTCATGGTAATGATCACCAGCATGGACATATTCCGCATGAGAAATGGCACGGAATAATCGGGCCACGTTTGGAAAATTTTCTTTATCCGCCTGATCGGCAAAATGCAGATAGCGCATATGGGCCTGGCTTTCTCCACCAAATGCATTAATCAAATGCTGTTCAGTCATCATCTTCATAAAACACCTCCTTTTTAATATACCAAATACATATTACTTGCCGTTAGATACCTCATGTGACCCTTCCAATCGTTTACCGGGTGTTATCGTATCAGGTTGTGTTAGTGTGGAATTCCCCTTTTCCACAATTACGGGTTGATTTGTTGAAGTGATTTTCTCTTCGCCATCGGGAAGTCGTTTCTTTACATCATTTGTATCAGCTAATTCCTGGTTTGTGGTCAAATCATTTTTTAGCATTTCCTTTTCAGCAGTATGTTTCCAGCCTTCAAACTCGAGGCATTTTTCCCGCAGCGTGTTAATTTCTTCCGCCATCTGCTCCTTCTCCTGGGCCAACGCAGCGCGAATATGCAATAACTTTTTATTAGCAGTGGTTAACTCACGGATCTTTTCTTCAAGTTCTCTTGCTTTACTAACTTGAATTTCCGTTTTGGTCTTCTGATGTTCGTACCTGGAGGCCATATAAGTTGCAAAAAAGAGGCACATGAAGCAGAATAATACAACTCCTATTTTAAGGAAACTTGATGCTTTAGTGCCGCTGGTCATCATAATAGCCCATTATCCTTTTGCTAAAATATCGTATACAACAATAATTTAGAAATAGCATATAGCATTTTGAGGTCAATTGCAAACTGTTTTGAGTTTATCATTATGTGCATCAAATGATTCGGGATACAGGATAATAGCGGTTTAATCCGGTGGCATGTATTTGTTGGCATTTATCTTGACTGGGATACATAAATTTGATATGAGATAAGGGTATTATTTTTTGGCTTTTTTAAAAAGGGTAAAGATAAATGACCGAGTTCATCAGTAAACTTGAAATAAAAAAGATTCATCAATTTGTGCAGAAAACACAACAAATAGCGCAAAAGGTAGACATATTCTGCTCCGCAATTTTATTGCAGGCATGGAGAAGGATGTATTATGTCTTCAATAAACGGGAAATTTATACCTCATTAAAAAGACGACAGGGAAATTGCCTCCGATGTGGGCGGTGCTGCCATGCATCGTTTAAATGCCAGCATCTTGGATACGATGAAAATGGGCTCTCCCTGTGTAAGGTATATGATCGTAAGCCACACATGTGTTCGCTCTATCCTTACAATGAAAGTGATTATTTTTATCATCTGAAACCTACCTGTGGTTATAAATATAATGATGAATAATGGCATCTATGAACCATGAAGAAAACGCCTCTGTATGATACCCACCTCAAACTCAATGCAAAGATGGTGTCCTTCCATGGCTATTTCACGCCCCTCCAATATGACACCATCATCAATGAACACCACAGCGTCAGAAAAAATGCCGGCCTTTTCGACATATCCCACATGGGGAGATTGGAGATTTTAGGAAACAAGGCATTCCCATTCATTCAGCGCATTATTACAAACGACGCTGGGAAACTTGCAGACAGGCAAGTTCAATACACCCCCATCTGCAACGAACGGGGCGGGATTCTTGATGATATCCTCGTCTACAAATGGCATGAAGAACATTTTATGCTCGTGGTAAACTGTGCTAATAAAGAAAAAGACCTCTTATGGCTACAGGAGCAGGCCGTCACCTATCAACCCTTAGAAATACGGGACTCGACTGACAGCACATCTCTCATCGCACTACAAGGCCCCCTATCCATGCGTATGCTTGAAAATGCCTTCAACAGTAAATTTGATTATCTGAAGAGGTTTTACTTTGATGATTTTGTATGGGATGGTATACCGATAGTAATTTCCAGGACGGGATATACCGGCGAGGATGGTTTTGAGATATTTACAGATGCAAAGCATGTCGTGAAACTATGGAATCTGCTCCTTGACAAAAACAGGCAGGATGGCTTGAGACCTGCCGGTCTTGGAGCAAGGGACACCCTGCGATTGGAGGCGTGTCTTTTGTTATATGGAAATGATATGGATGAGACCACGACCCCTCTCGAGACGACCATTGATTGGACCGTGAAATTCGACAAGGGTAACTTTACTGGTAAAGAGGCCATGCTCAGACAGAAGGCAAAAGGGGTTGATAGAAAATTGGCTGGATTTGAGATGATTGACCGGGGGATTCCCCGCAACGGCTATCCTGTATTGAAAGGGAATGAAACGATTGGCAAGGTTACCAGCGGATCGTTTAGTCCCACCACAAATAAAAACATCGGCTTGTGCCTTATAAAATCTCACTATGCCAGAGTGGGGGAGGTGTTGCAAATCCAAATCAGAGAAAATAATTATCGTGCACGTATTGTAAAGACCCCATTTTACAAGGGGGAAATTACTTAGCGCTGCATAGGCGCAACCAAATCCCCTTTAAAAAAGGAGGATGAAGGGGTTGTAAAAAAACTTGAAATTGTTTCGGATTTTGGTATTCAGATTTTGGACTTCTAAATAAAAGATGGTAAAAATTTAATAGGATACTGCATATGGCAAATATACCCAACGAATTGTTTTACACAAAGACGCATGAATGGGTGAAGAAGATAAATCAAAAAGAGGTGATTGTGGGTATCACAGACCATGCACAGCAGCAACTGAAAGACATCGTCTTTGTTGAATTACCTACGATAGGAAAAGCGGTGAAGGCAGGCGCAGCCTGTGCGGTTGTGGAATCCGTAAAGGCCGCCTACGATATTTACGCCCCGATATCGGGAAAAGTCATCAAGACAAATCAACAAATCCAGGAAAAACCTGAACTGGTGAATAAAGACCCTTATGGCGAGGGGTGGTTTTTACACATCGAGATATCCAACCCAAACGAATTGAACAACCTCTTAAGTCCAGCTCAATATCGAGCCGTCAGCGAATCTGGACATTGATTGACACGCCATTCGAGTAAAGTGCTGATACAAAATCAACAACTCGTAGCTCGCGATATGTTCTTACGTTAGGTTGCAGCCTCGTTGCGCTGTGTTACCTAATGAAACCAATGTAATTGAGGGTTTTTGTTTCTCCTTCAAATCTACCCGTGATATTATTTGTTCCTCCACCCTCTTAAACTGAAAATAACCGGGCTATAATACTCAATAAGAGAATAAATCGTGGTATAAAACACCTCCAACAAAGTAGACCAAGAGCAGAACCACGGCAATGCCAATGCTGTGCTTGTGGAGGGCTAATATCGAGTCCTCTCTTGCAAATATAGAAGGCACCACAAAACACATGGCAGCCATGGAGAGATGGATGGTTGTCGTCCCGGTAATGATGGGACTCAGCTTCAGTTCACCAAAATTTACACCACTTACAAAGAGGCTCAACCCCAGGATGAGCAGGATATTACCAATAATTGAGCCAATCAAAGAATATTTCACAATATCGATATCGATCAAACCGCTTTTAATGGCAAGAATTGCAATAACCAGTCCTGCTGCATCACCGAAGGTGGCATTGATAATGCTGGAAAGGTGTTCACCGGTCTTTTCGGAAATTACCTCCGTTTTGCCTCTCCCAGAAAGTGGGCTAGCGGCACCAGAACGGCTGCAGCTAAAATGAAGGTAATGATTGCGGTGAAGTGGTAATTATGGACGATAATGGTAACAGGTATGAGCAGCAGGAGGTAATGCCAGAAGCCGAATTTTGGGAACAATGATAAGATCTTTGCGGTAAGTTTCCAAACTTCCCCGGAAAGATATCATAATAAAAGGAAAAAAATATTTGAATTTTATCGGACAAACAAATTTGTCCATGCCATCCTTTAAGAATTTTCGATGTGATATATATTTTTGATTTTTGTAAGTACAAGGGAAACGATAGGTTCACTCCGCTTAACCCATCCTGCTCATTGATATTATAACCTAATTCAACGGTAAAACAATAGGAAACAACCCCTCTTCCCTTAAAAGCTGGTCGGGGCGACTGGATTCGAACCAGCGACCTCGACGTCCCGAACGTCGCGCTCTAGCCAAACTGAGCCACGCCCCGCATTTATTTCATAATACTTTACCACAAAGAGGCAAAAGGCACAAAGAAAAACATAAAGTGATAAAAAATTCTTTCTCTGTGTATAGCGGGAAAATCTGTGTCCTGATTTATTTCACCTCAATCATTACCTTCTCTACCCCAATGTTCTCGTCGCTATCAAATGCGTTTATGATAAGGGTGTAGTCACCAGCCGTAAGAGGCTTGGTAGTGATTTGAAAGGATTCCTCAAGACTATCGAAGATTCCATCAACAGGGTAGGCAGAGATCCATTCCTGTCCATCGATGGTGTATTGTACCTTTACAATATTGCTGTATTTGTCCTCTACTGTGCCCGAAATGACATATCTTCCCCTGGTTCCCGCTGCGGTATTTAATGACTTAATATCCGGCCTTGAATTATCAACCATAATGGGTTGTATTGTGTTTTCTACGCTAAAAGCGGTCTCAGGCGGATTGTCTGGATCATCACTGGCTGTCAGTCTTACCTGATATTTCCCATCAGGCAACCGCAAGGTATCCCATGCATAAGAACCCTTTTTCTGCGTGTTCTTATCGATAACCTTCCACGCCCTTTCCTCTATGCCTTTATAACAAATGGTCACCTGCAAGGTGTCATTGTTCTGGTCTTCTACCTCCCACTGGATATTTTTTTGCGCTATCTGATGATGCGGTTTTTGGCTGACAGCCGCCTGGGGTTTTGATTCTGCCTTGCTGTCTGTTTTTGTTTCCGGAGGCTTTTGAGACGCAGGAAAAGATTCCTTTTCTACCGTAAAACTAATTATTCTGGGTGGTTGGTTTTTGGGAAGATAGGATAACGACACCATATTTAATACCGGGGTTGAATTGCTATTCATCGTCTGTAAGGTGGCTTTATATTGTATAAAACGTGCAGGGGGACTTGCTATCCTTCCCCCGCTTTCCGTATATGGTGCAGACCAGCCACTCCATGTAGAGTCAGGTTTTTCACAGTTTCCTGACCGTGTTGCCAACGTAATCCCCGTATCCTCTGGCTGCATGTCTGTCCAAGAAATACTTCCCCAATTCGATGGCGCCGTGGTATCAAGCACGTTAGAGATAAAGGCGCCTTCTTTCTTGAAGGACGGTAAGATCTTATAGACCCTTCCAAGATTGCCCGTGCCAAAATAGAGTTCGTTCGTATTTGTGTTGAGACAACAAAGCGCCTGCATTTCTTCCACTTTTGCCAAATTGCTTGAAGTTTCATCCACAGAAACTTTATATACTCCTGGCATATTTCCCGTGACCACATACAGGTTGTTTTGTGAATCAAAAGACATACCAAAGATAAATGCCTGGCTGATTTCTAATAATTTTTGGGCTAGTCCCTCCTGAGTGATTTTGTAAACGTAGTTGGGGGCGGTTGGAAGGCCAGTAGTTCTCGGTGACACCTCAGCGCCTTTAACTGCCGCCCTTTGCTGCTGGAGGGACGAAGTTTGCGCCATGGGTAATTCTTCCGGAAGATTCAGTTCCCACGATTTTTCTTCCTTAAAAACAGAGGTGATGATTCCCGTTTGTAAAGGAGGCTGGGGAGGTGGAGCCACAGGCACCTGTACCGGTGCACCCAATGCTGTTCCGGCATAGATATTATCCATGGAATCCATTGCAAGGCAATGAATTTCTCCTTCGCTTGCATCGTAAAGCACCTGAGCTTGCCCTGACGGTGCGATCTTATATACGAGACCGTTTGGTTCAGTCCCTATATAGATATTACCATACCGGTCAAGATGGATATCCATAAGGTTTGTTTCTGGAGAATCAAAAAGCACTGCGGGGGTACCATCGGGGGATATCTTAAAGAGGATACCATCATTCCCTGTTGCAGCAACGAGATTGGAATTATTATCTACAGACATATCCCATATATAGGATGCGGGCAAGCTGCAAAATATCGTGGTCTCACCCTTATTGTTTATTTTGTAAATAATACCGCGTGGTGCAGTTCCTGCATAGAGATTGCCGTGTTTGTCAACAGCAAGGCTCTGAATATATAATTCAGGTGATTTGAAGAACTCCACGGCTTCTGAACCATCTTTTATCAGATAAACCGTTCCCGGGTCGCCTGTGCCCACATATATTCGGTTTTGTAAATCTTCGGCAAGTGACCAGACAAAGGCACTCCTGATTCCTGTAATTGCCTCTATTTCCGGAGAAAGTCGTATTTCTCCCTTATTGTTGATAGACACATTCTGAGAAGTGCCTTTGCTGAAATCAGATTCTGTCGATTGTGTCCACGTGTTCGTTGTCGTACCATAGGCAAAAGAAGAGAGGATGACAAAGAGAAACGCCACAGCGCAGCATAGCTGCAACCAAAATCCCCCCCTTTGCAAGGGCGGTGAAAAAAGTTGCCGAAAAAAAATGTTTTTACCGAGTAATTCCATAAATACTTTTTGCAATGCAAGGGCTTTCATGATCATTCCTTTTATTTAACCGATACCGGGATAGTTTGATTTCCGTTCAGCACATATGCCGTTGGAACACGGGTTATCACCTCGTCTAAAAGAGGGCCTACCCCGCTTTGATTGGAAAAACTCATAATGGAAAGCATCGATGCCGGAAGCGACGGGAATCCTTCTCCCTTATAGGTAATTCCTTTTTTGGCCAACAGGACGCGCACCATGAGATTATTATTCCGTTCCATGTTTTCGATATAACGCAAGAGCTGTTCAAAATTCGTGGGCAAGTACTTTCCTGCAGACCTTCCCAGATTCAATGCCTGGCCAAACGTAGCATCACAGGCCGTAACATTTAGCATACTTCCCGGAAGGGTATCATCGGGTATGTGCACCATTACCGTTTGATAAAAACTTTCTCCTGTAAAGGGCTTCAGACACACGTCCACCTGGAGTGTGTCGCCGGGCTTCACCTGTTTTTTATCCACCCTAATGGACTCGATATACGCCGTCTGCCGTGTGTCCAATACCGTAATTTTCAGATCAATCCGGTTTATTCGCACTGACTGAAACTGGTTATTGATAATCATGGTAAAGGGCTGGACAATGTGGTTAAGAGAAAACCACGATTGGTCGAGTTCGTAAAAAACATTTTCAACGACAACGGGTTTTTCATATCCTTCGATCAGGGCTGAAAGCCGTATTTTTACAGATTTTTCTCCCACCTTCCTTTCTGTTGATAACACAGCGCTTTGGGCAGCCATCAAGATAAGGCTGGGCGTCAACAGCTTGTTATCTACAATCTCAAAATTGTGTTCGAGTTTTTGCGAACCATCAACCTCGATACGGCAGGGTATCATGCGGGGCGATTCTCCAAGAATACCAGCGATTCCGGCCCTCCTGTCCTGGTATATTCTGCCAATTATTTCTACCGGGGAAGCCATTTTTACGGAATTGGACTGGCTGCAGAGTACGGTATAAACATAGGCGGATGCCATGGGGAGGTCTGCATTTCCCGTTTGTAAAAATGGGTGTCCAAAGGCAAGGACGTTATTTTCATCCACATACGTTACCGTACCAACGACGGCTGCGCTAAGATCTCCCCTGATCAGGATGGCAGCCACCGATGCCCCTGGAACGAGTTTGGATTTCCCTGATGTGCCCGGGTAAGAAGCGAAGCTCCCGCCCTGTACAGGATATAATCCGTGAGCATGAAAAAGGGGGTTCATTCTTTGCAAGACTTCAGTGTCAACGCCTGATACTATGAGCGGAGAAAGGATGGGGGTAAGCTTTATATTACCAAAATCATAGCTCGTTACCCCTTGTGATTCTGGTGTCAGGGAAGGGGTTGGCGTACCTGCAGGATCATTCTGCAACGGGGATGGAAGTTCCCAATCGGTAGAAGCCAGAGAAAGCCCTTTTTCTTGTGTTGGTATGTTAAGCAGGGTGCTTTTCATTTCGTTAATTGGGGTAACACCTGCAATAGCATCTTTTGAAAAACTCCATCCATAGGCAACGGCGCCAATAAGCCGATGGTTAATATAAACAGGACTGCCACTCATCCCGGCAATAATGCCGGATTTTTCCAGAGGACCGCCCGACATTCTGATCAGGATCATGTTGCTCTTTGCTTCCCAGTTTCT contains:
- the amrB gene encoding AmmeMemoRadiSam system protein B; the protein is MIRQPAVAGSFYSRDAAQLKSDIEGFVIKDCEKQTALGIVSPHAGYMYSGRVAGNLYSRIKIPDTVVILAPNHTGYGVPYSIWPSGSWRTPLGDVMVDEEVVNELVNVCNLIEKDQEAHLYEHAAEVQIPFIQYFNPQSKIVAMVISSRNIAALKRIGENLSLVLRKLRPNALVVASSDMTHREPQASANRKDQIAIDEVLALNEDDLYSKVHDMRITMCGIYPAVVMLVCSKDRGAKKADLVRYETSGDITGDYDQVVGYAGIMVS
- a CDS encoding tetratricopeptide repeat protein; translated protein: MSETDINNNKDIDTKTTPEVGNPESNISYPVQNKKYRSFFQAKSIFSDLFKRFERVTKGSATKRAFIKTDKQLSVILIIAFGVSVVALICYWFFIERPYYNNLLAEKDELIKTLKFTRDKQKKIYENAVESYEKRLADEYILKSIYDDKINDYEQKLISYKNDYISVTEHQKQVAELEHRIKEESLAKERLSKEDYEQKITALEQKISVLEDKNLDLKTTIKESTEFMKGEKESLEDALLLERKKASIPSLILSETKNKGMSNAALKKLVTIKDKLKSIEEMNIALRPETHFEMGLISYYNKQHDEAIEQWESAVSSNKNNLKAYICLAIVYNEENMSDNAVKILKRALEIDPKHATLHLVLARIYEQKGSLDDAIYEYSRVLEISPETIDIYNILGTLYEKKGLKEEARKSFAQYEKLKSANK
- a CDS encoding rubrerythrin family protein, translated to MKMMTEQHLINAFGGESQAHMRYLHFADQADKENFPNVARLFRAISHAEYVHAGDHYHELRHLEGGFVANSMAAFGPGDTKKNLKLAIMGENFEITEMYPTYMEVAKFQEEKGALRTFTWAYGTEKMHKKLFEKAKESVDKNSDADLGPIQVCKICGYTLEGEAPDKCPLCSATKKDFITFK
- a CDS encoding YkgJ family cysteine cluster protein, giving the protein MYYVFNKREIYTSLKRRQGNCLRCGRCCHASFKCQHLGYDENGLSLCKVYDRKPHMCSLYPYNESDYFYHLKPTCGYKYNDE
- the gcvT gene encoding glycine cleavage system aminomethyltransferase GcvT; its protein translation is MKKTPLYDTHLKLNAKMVSFHGYFTPLQYDTIINEHHSVRKNAGLFDISHMGRLEILGNKAFPFIQRIITNDAGKLADRQVQYTPICNERGGILDDILVYKWHEEHFMLVVNCANKEKDLLWLQEQAVTYQPLEIRDSTDSTSLIALQGPLSMRMLENAFNSKFDYLKRFYFDDFVWDGIPIVISRTGYTGEDGFEIFTDAKHVVKLWNLLLDKNRQDGLRPAGLGARDTLRLEACLLLYGNDMDETTTPLETTIDWTVKFDKGNFTGKEAMLRQKAKGVDRKLAGFEMIDRGIPRNGYPVLKGNETIGKVTSGSFSPTTNKNIGLCLIKSHYARVGEVLQIQIRENNYRARIVKTPFYKGEIT
- the gcvH gene encoding glycine cleavage system protein GcvH, yielding MANIPNELFYTKTHEWVKKINQKEVIVGITDHAQQQLKDIVFVELPTIGKAVKAGAACAVVESVKAAYDIYAPISGKVIKTNQQIQEKPELVNKDPYGEGWFLHIEISNPNELNNLLSPAQYRAVSESGH
- a CDS encoding SpoIVB peptidase S55 domain-containing protein yields the protein MELKIHKSPYFFVILGIFSAFISISKPMLFAAENIMNVDEITPGMKGYGKTVFTGERIEIFNVEVLGILRNWEAKSNMILIRMSGGPLEKSGIIAGMSGSPVYINHRLIGAVAYGWSFSKDAIAGVTPINEMKSTLLNIPTQEKGLSLASTDWELPSPLQNDPAGTPTPSLTPESQGVTSYDFGNIKLTPILSPLIVSGVDTEVLQRMNPLFHAHGLYPVQGGSFASYPGTSGKSKLVPGASVAAILIRGDLSAAVVGTVTYVDENNVLAFGHPFLQTGNADLPMASAYVYTVLCSQSNSVKMASPVEIIGRIYQDRRAGIAGILGESPRMIPCRIEVDGSQKLEHNFEIVDNKLLTPSLILMAAQSAVLSTERKVGEKSVKIRLSALIEGYEKPVVVENVFYELDQSWFSLNHIVQPFTMIINNQFQSVRINRIDLKITVLDTRQTAYIESIRVDKKQVKPGDTLQVDVCLKPFTGESFYQTVMVHIPDDTLPGSMLNVTACDATFGQALNLGRSAGKYLPTNFEQLLRYIENMERNNNLMVRVLLAKKGITYKGEGFPSLPASMLSIMSFSNQSGVGPLLDEVITRVPTAYVLNGNQTIPVSVK